A genomic stretch from Bacterioplanes sanyensis includes:
- the modF gene encoding molybdate ABC transporter ATP-binding protein ModF: MQLDQILARLHDGRHLTIDQWALQPGEYWAVCGTNGSGKTVVSRLFAGDVVLSHGQVTNQPGSTEYVSLEAQAELLAYERHIDQSDLLDQPDKGTRVADLLAPLSTAQSLIDRLDIRHLLDSGFKSLSTGESRKVMLVRALLKQPDMLVLDEPFEGLDQPSREALTELLDEYVRAGHALLWVANRLDELPDWITHLAFMHDARLLLAGTRQQVESQPDLRALLHFDGELPEFPAAPPRNALTAGQALVEMRDTSVRYDERVLFEQLNWTVLPGQHWAIQGPNGCGKSSLLQLITGDNPQCYRNDLTLFGIRRGTGESIWDIKQHIGLVSSALQWQYRATTNVLSALLSGLHDSIGLYAAVGDDDKRLGLQWLDILGLGHKANQSLQHLSYGEQRLILIARALIKQPPLLILDEPCQGLDDISREMVLAFIQRLAQQQSMTLLYVTHHADEIPAAIQSRLLFEPKNTQDGSRIVVQQSDLP; this comes from the coding sequence ATGCAGTTGGATCAAATCCTGGCGCGCTTGCACGACGGCCGTCATCTAACCATTGACCAGTGGGCATTGCAGCCGGGTGAATACTGGGCTGTTTGCGGTACCAATGGCAGTGGTAAAACCGTTGTTTCACGGCTGTTTGCTGGCGATGTGGTGCTCAGTCATGGTCAGGTGACGAATCAACCGGGCTCCACTGAGTATGTATCGCTGGAAGCACAAGCGGAGCTGCTGGCGTATGAGCGCCACATCGATCAAAGTGATTTGCTGGATCAGCCCGACAAAGGCACCCGTGTCGCCGACTTGTTGGCACCCTTGTCGACAGCGCAGTCCTTGATCGATCGCCTGGATATCAGACACCTGTTAGACAGTGGTTTCAAATCGCTGAGTACTGGCGAAAGCCGCAAAGTGATGCTGGTGCGTGCGCTGCTTAAGCAGCCGGATATGCTGGTGTTGGATGAGCCATTTGAGGGGCTGGATCAGCCCAGTCGTGAGGCTTTGACTGAGTTGCTGGATGAGTACGTGCGTGCAGGTCATGCGCTGCTTTGGGTAGCGAATCGGTTGGATGAGTTACCCGACTGGATTACGCATTTGGCCTTTATGCACGATGCCCGGCTGCTATTGGCGGGAACGCGCCAACAGGTTGAATCGCAACCTGATCTGCGGGCGTTATTGCATTTTGATGGCGAACTGCCTGAGTTCCCCGCTGCCCCGCCACGCAACGCGCTGACAGCAGGCCAAGCTTTGGTTGAGATGCGTGATACCAGCGTACGCTACGACGAGCGAGTATTGTTTGAGCAGCTGAACTGGACGGTTCTGCCCGGCCAACACTGGGCCATTCAAGGCCCCAATGGTTGCGGTAAAAGCAGTTTGTTGCAGCTGATCACCGGTGATAACCCACAGTGTTATCGCAATGATTTGACGCTGTTTGGTATTCGCCGTGGCACTGGCGAAAGCATCTGGGACATCAAGCAGCATATTGGCTTGGTGTCTTCTGCGTTGCAGTGGCAGTACCGCGCTACCACCAATGTACTGAGCGCTTTGTTGTCCGGTTTACATGACTCCATCGGTTTGTACGCCGCCGTTGGCGATGATGACAAACGTTTGGGGCTGCAATGGCTGGATATTCTCGGCCTTGGGCATAAAGCCAACCAGAGTCTGCAGCATTTATCCTATGGCGAGCAGCGGCTGATCTTGATTGCACGTGCACTGATCAAACAACCGCCGTTACTGATCCTCGATGAACCTTGCCAAGGGTTGGACGACATTAGCCGAGAGATGGTGCTGGCGTTTATCCAGCGGCTGGCACAACAGCAGTCGATGACCTTGCTGTACGTTACTCACCACGCTGACGAAATTCCTGCTGCCATTCAATCGCGGTTGCTGTTTGAACCAAAAAACACCCAAGACGGCAGCAGGATAGTCGTACAGCAAAGCGACCTGCCTTAA
- a CDS encoding HD-GYP domain-containing protein — translation MIKSKHRSRSGQQYIVNQRHSRRQVAVNELSIGMFVAELDIPWEESPFLFQGFLLESQEDIQVVQDSCEYVYIDVVEEEWVADHGHAPAAAPRSRTRYVEKQDMAQQLSQANRTYQAAKKQVKQLLASAQMGQALDSQQAQEVVKDCVDRVMGNPNAMLWLTRLKGQDEYTAEHSVNVCLLAISLGRLLDLAPYELENLGMCGLMHDLGKMKVPPEILNKPGPLEPEEFREMARHTVYGKQLLMSRADIYPGAIDVAYSHHERLDGKGYPRGIDSHKISRFTRIVTIVDAYDAMTSDRCYKPGMSSVEALRIINRNLGTQFDADIARTFISMIGLYPPGYLLEMTNGEVGIILSSNPGFQLKPKVIMILDAAKEPQPERILNLAYSPVDDFGQPYQPQNVYRSGCFGINVGDYVHRGLRIKGFEYSLSEPEQA, via the coding sequence TTGATCAAATCGAAACATCGCAGTCGCAGTGGTCAGCAATACATCGTCAATCAGCGTCATAGTCGGCGCCAGGTCGCGGTGAATGAGCTGAGCATCGGTATGTTTGTCGCTGAGCTGGACATTCCCTGGGAAGAATCGCCTTTTCTGTTTCAGGGCTTTTTGCTCGAGTCGCAGGAAGATATCCAAGTGGTGCAGGATAGTTGCGAGTACGTGTACATCGATGTGGTGGAGGAAGAGTGGGTTGCCGATCATGGACACGCACCGGCCGCCGCACCGCGCAGTCGCACGCGCTATGTCGAAAAGCAGGATATGGCGCAGCAGCTCAGCCAAGCCAATCGCACGTACCAGGCGGCGAAAAAACAGGTCAAGCAGCTGTTAGCCAGCGCACAAATGGGGCAAGCGTTAGATTCACAGCAAGCACAAGAGGTGGTGAAAGACTGTGTCGATCGGGTGATGGGCAACCCCAATGCCATGCTGTGGCTAACGCGGTTGAAAGGGCAGGACGAATACACCGCCGAGCACTCTGTCAATGTCTGCCTGCTGGCGATATCGCTGGGGCGATTATTGGATCTGGCGCCTTACGAGCTGGAAAACCTAGGCATGTGCGGTTTGATGCACGACTTAGGGAAAATGAAAGTCCCGCCGGAAATACTGAATAAACCCGGCCCACTAGAACCCGAGGAATTTCGCGAAATGGCGCGCCATACGGTGTATGGCAAACAGCTGTTAATGAGCCGTGCTGATATTTATCCTGGCGCCATTGATGTTGCCTACAGCCATCACGAGCGTCTGGATGGCAAAGGATATCCGCGTGGTATCGACAGCCATAAAATTTCGCGCTTTACGCGCATCGTCACCATTGTGGATGCCTACGACGCCATGACCAGTGACCGCTGCTACAAACCTGGCATGTCCTCGGTGGAGGCGTTACGAATCATTAACCGTAATCTGGGCACGCAGTTTGATGCCGATATTGCCCGCACCTTTATCAGCATGATTGGTTTGTATCCGCCGGGGTATTTGTTGGAAATGACCAATGGCGAGGTAGGAATTATTTTGTCATCTAACCCGGGTTTTCAGCTCAAGCCTAAGGTCATTATGATTTTGGATGCTGCTAAAGAGCCACAGCCCGAGCGTATATTGAATCTTGCTTACAGCCCGGTGGATGATTTTGGCCAGCCTTACCAACCCCAGAATGTGTATCGCAGTGGCTGCTTCGGCATTAATGTAGGTGACTATGTGCACCGTGGGCTGCGCATTAAGGGCTTTGAATATTCACTATCGGAGCCTGAACAGGCCTGA
- the ilvD gene encoding dihydroxy-acid dehydratase, whose translation MPEYRSRTSTAGRNMAGARALWRATGMKDDDFHKPIIAIANSFTQFVPGHVHLKDMGQLVAREIEKAGGVAKEFNTIAVDDGIAMGHDGMLYSLPSREIIADAVEYMVNAHCADALVCISNCDKITPGMLMAALRLNIPVIFVSGGPMEAGKTKLAEHKLDLVDAMVIAADDSASDDMVAEYERSACPTCGSCSGMFTANSMNCLTEAIGLSLPGNGTTLATHADREQLFLEAARLIVRNAKRYYEQDDESVLPRSVASFKAFENAMTLDIVMGGSTNTILHLLAAAQEAEVDFDMKDIDRLSRIVPQLCKVAPNTQKYHIEDVHRAGGVMGILGEIDRAGLLHSDLPTVHEATMKDALDKWDIMRNPTPEVVEFFKAGPAGIPTQTAFSQATRWPSLDGDRESGCIRAIEHAYSREGGLAVLYGNIAKDGCVVKTAGVDESILVFNGQAKIFESQDSAVAGILADEVKAGDVVIIRYEGPKGGPGMQEMLYPTSYLKSKGLGKACALLTDGRFSGGTSGLSIGHCSPEAAAGGAIGLLRDGDPIKIDIPNRSIDVLLSEAELAERRAQQDAKGWKPVEERPRKVSTALKAYAKFATSADKGAVRDISLLD comes from the coding sequence ATGCCAGAGTATCGCTCGCGGACATCCACCGCTGGACGCAATATGGCCGGTGCCCGTGCTTTGTGGCGCGCCACCGGAATGAAAGACGACGATTTCCACAAGCCGATCATCGCCATCGCCAACTCCTTTACTCAGTTTGTACCCGGGCATGTGCATCTGAAGGATATGGGCCAGCTGGTGGCGCGTGAAATTGAAAAAGCCGGCGGCGTCGCCAAAGAATTTAATACCATCGCTGTCGATGACGGCATTGCCATGGGCCACGATGGCATGCTGTACAGTTTGCCTTCACGTGAAATCATCGCCGATGCAGTGGAGTACATGGTCAATGCTCACTGTGCCGACGCGCTGGTGTGCATTTCCAACTGCGACAAAATCACCCCAGGAATGCTAATGGCCGCGTTGCGCCTGAATATTCCGGTGATCTTTGTCTCCGGTGGACCGATGGAAGCCGGTAAAACCAAACTGGCCGAGCACAAGCTCGACTTGGTCGACGCCATGGTCATTGCCGCCGACGACAGCGCCTCCGATGACATGGTGGCCGAATACGAGCGCAGCGCCTGTCCGACCTGTGGCTCTTGCTCCGGTATGTTTACCGCCAACTCGATGAACTGTTTGACCGAGGCCATTGGTCTGTCACTGCCGGGCAATGGCACTACCTTGGCCACCCACGCCGATCGTGAGCAACTGTTTTTAGAAGCGGCTCGGCTGATTGTGCGCAACGCCAAGCGCTATTACGAGCAAGACGATGAGTCCGTGCTGCCGCGTTCGGTTGCCAGCTTTAAAGCGTTTGAAAACGCCATGACCCTCGACATCGTTATGGGCGGCTCTACCAACACCATTTTGCATTTGCTCGCCGCCGCCCAAGAGGCGGAAGTCGATTTCGATATGAAAGACATCGACCGCTTGTCACGCATTGTGCCGCAGCTGTGCAAAGTGGCCCCCAACACGCAAAAATACCATATCGAAGACGTGCATCGCGCCGGTGGCGTGATGGGTATTCTGGGCGAGATCGACCGCGCCGGGCTGCTGCACAGTGATTTGCCCACTGTGCACGAAGCCACCATGAAAGACGCGCTGGATAAGTGGGACATCATGCGCAACCCAACGCCTGAAGTGGTGGAGTTCTTTAAAGCCGGGCCAGCGGGCATTCCCACACAGACGGCCTTTAGTCAAGCCACGCGTTGGCCGAGTTTGGACGGCGACCGCGAATCCGGTTGTATCCGCGCCATCGAGCACGCTTATTCACGGGAAGGCGGCTTAGCAGTGCTGTACGGCAACATCGCCAAAGACGGTTGTGTGGTCAAAACCGCGGGGGTCGATGAGTCAATTCTGGTCTTCAATGGCCAGGCCAAGATCTTTGAATCCCAAGACAGCGCCGTCGCCGGTATTTTGGCCGACGAGGTGAAAGCAGGTGACGTGGTGATCATTCGCTACGAGGGCCCTAAAGGCGGCCCGGGCATGCAAGAAATGCTGTACCCAACGTCGTACCTTAAATCCAAGGGGCTGGGCAAAGCCTGCGCCTTGCTGACCGACGGCCGCTTCTCTGGCGGTACCTCGGGCTTGTCGATTGGCCATTGCTCTCCTGAAGCAGCCGCCGGTGGTGCCATTGGTTTATTGCGTGATGGCGATCCTATCAAGATCGATATTCCCAATCGTTCCATTGATGTTTTGCTGAGCGAGGCGGAACTGGCAGAGCGCCGTGCACAGCAAGACGCTAAGGGTTGGAAACCGGTTGAGGAGCGGCCGCGCAAGGTCAGCACCGCACTGAAGGCCTATGCTAAATTCGCCACCAGTGCCGATAAAGGCGCGGTGCGCGATATTTCTTTGTTGGATTAA
- a CDS encoding cytochrome b, giving the protein MTEYSVQLQQGNRDAKAICTRLSKPSVVMHWLIAFIVIFSIALGYYMTLNDRYDLYSLHKAIGVLLLPLAAFRIAWRIRKGFPTPCTRMEKGKLWVAKGAHSLLLLCTLVMPISGFISSAAGGYGVPLFGISLIDAVPQDMRPINQLLATTAHTTHIFAGYFITGLLILHIAAAGWHHFVIKDRTLQRMLGR; this is encoded by the coding sequence ATGACCGAATACTCTGTACAACTGCAGCAAGGGAATCGCGACGCAAAGGCCATATGCACTAGGTTGTCTAAACCCTCTGTCGTTATGCATTGGCTCATAGCATTCATAGTGATATTCTCTATAGCTCTTGGCTATTACATGACACTGAACGATAGATATGACCTTTACAGTCTGCACAAAGCTATCGGCGTCCTATTATTACCATTGGCCGCATTTCGTATAGCCTGGCGTATACGCAAGGGGTTTCCCACACCCTGCACAAGGATGGAAAAAGGCAAATTATGGGTGGCAAAAGGTGCCCATAGTCTACTGCTACTCTGCACCTTAGTGATGCCTATTTCAGGATTTATTAGCTCAGCCGCCGGCGGTTACGGAGTACCTTTGTTTGGTATTAGTTTAATCGATGCCGTACCCCAGGATATGCGCCCTATTAATCAGCTATTAGCAACGACGGCTCATACCACCCACATTTTTGCCGGCTATTTCATTACTGGTTTACTGATATTACACATAGCCGCTGCAGGTTGGCATCACTTCGTTATTAAAGATCGCACGCTACAGCGCATGCTTGGTCGCTAA
- a CDS encoding response regulator transcription factor yields the protein MKVLLVEDDVAIADAIQTRFQQDMLHVEHVNSGSQALHAVKLQEFAVIILDLGLPDMSGFQILSEVRSQKIDTPVLILTARDASYDKVHGLDLGADDYVVKPFDLEEMLARVRALIRRSMGRSAPALVYGDIRIEPASKTIFYKNSLINLPVTQYKLLQYLIECKGHVKTKQQIIDALYRWEDCIEENTIEVYVSQIRKRIDSSLIKTIRGIGYMVSRAPE from the coding sequence ATGAAGGTATTATTGGTTGAGGATGATGTGGCCATCGCCGACGCGATTCAAACTCGTTTTCAGCAAGATATGTTGCATGTTGAGCATGTAAATTCGGGTAGCCAAGCATTGCATGCTGTCAAGCTGCAGGAGTTCGCAGTGATCATTCTCGATCTTGGTTTGCCAGATATGAGTGGCTTCCAAATATTAAGTGAAGTACGTAGCCAAAAAATCGACACGCCAGTGCTGATTTTAACGGCTAGAGATGCGTCATATGATAAAGTTCACGGTTTAGATCTTGGCGCCGACGACTATGTCGTGAAACCTTTTGATTTAGAAGAAATGCTGGCAAGAGTTCGAGCTTTAATTCGAAGAAGTATGGGGCGATCTGCGCCAGCGTTAGTTTATGGTGATATCCGAATCGAACCTGCTAGCAAAACTATTTTCTATAAAAATTCTCTAATCAATTTGCCGGTAACTCAGTATAAGTTACTTCAGTATCTAATTGAATGCAAGGGGCACGTAAAAACCAAACAGCAGATTATTGATGCCCTTTATCGTTGGGAAGATTGTATCGAAGAAAACACGATAGAAGTATACGTATCACAAATACGAAAACGCATTGATTCATCGTTGATAAAAACAATTCGTGGTATCGGGTATATGGTTTCGAGGGCGCCAGAATGA
- a CDS encoding sensor histidine kinase: protein MYQTKNAPEYSDLNSNSVFDDKQTGERWLVSSVHDKKRSLLIWVGLNDFERKMGVRVLIASLFIFLFLIFALAITLILRGVNYGFRPLKELARQVDGISMKRLEPITMNDVPSELVAAVKAINDLLCRLSSSLEKERVFLDFAAHEMRTPIAALKAQIQSYVASGEYHYSPKMKNIENAAHRIEMLSDQLLEWARVQSSNCMGANMVDVTEIVRQVVGDLIYQERIDIERVDIDIFPPEAFNVLANPSQIEIVVRNLIDNAVKYNDKQKARVRVSCYQLDSSFQIIIEDNGPGVDDAYLEDITKHFFRISPADQKGTGLGLSVVAEIIELNHGELQFGRSSGLSGLSVQVSLPMASRE, encoded by the coding sequence TTGTATCAAACCAAAAATGCACCGGAGTACAGCGATCTTAATAGTAATTCTGTATTTGATGATAAACAAACCGGAGAACGGTGGTTGGTTAGCTCCGTGCATGACAAAAAAAGGAGCCTATTAATTTGGGTCGGATTGAATGATTTTGAGCGAAAAATGGGGGTTAGGGTTTTAATTGCTTCATTGTTTATATTTCTTTTTTTGATATTTGCATTGGCGATAACGTTGATATTGCGTGGAGTTAATTATGGGTTTCGACCGCTCAAAGAGTTGGCGCGTCAAGTGGATGGGATTAGTATGAAGCGACTTGAGCCAATTACGATGAATGATGTGCCTTCTGAGTTAGTCGCTGCTGTAAAAGCAATTAATGATTTACTTTGTCGGTTGAGCTCCAGCCTGGAGAAAGAAAGAGTTTTTTTGGACTTTGCCGCCCATGAAATGCGCACCCCCATTGCTGCGTTAAAAGCTCAAATTCAATCTTATGTGGCTTCAGGTGAATATCATTATTCGCCCAAAATGAAGAATATAGAAAATGCAGCTCACCGTATCGAAATGCTATCAGATCAGCTTCTGGAGTGGGCAAGAGTACAATCGAGCAACTGTATGGGTGCCAATATGGTGGATGTGACAGAGATTGTTCGTCAGGTGGTTGGTGACTTGATATACCAAGAAAGGATAGACATAGAACGAGTCGATATCGATATATTTCCTCCGGAAGCATTTAATGTATTGGCGAACCCAAGTCAAATTGAAATTGTAGTAAGGAACTTGATCGATAACGCTGTTAAATACAATGATAAACAAAAAGCTCGAGTTCGCGTGTCGTGTTATCAGTTAGATTCTAGCTTTCAAATAATTATTGAAGATAATGGGCCAGGTGTTGATGATGCTTACTTAGAGGATATAACCAAACATTTTTTTAGAATATCACCGGCCGATCAGAAGGGTACGGGCTTGGGCTTAAGTGTCGTGGCTGAAATAATCGAATTAAATCATGGTGAACTTCAGTTTGGTAGAAGCTCAGGTCTTTCGGGGCTGTCTGTACAGGTATCATTGCCTATGGCTTCGAGGGAATAA